The Camelina sativa cultivar DH55 chromosome 18, Cs, whole genome shotgun sequence DNA window CCGCAGCTGATACACCTTGGGATTCGTCAAAGGTTTTAGCTTTGCTTAAATCGTCTTTGCCTAGCACGAATCTTGTGGCAAGCATTGTTTTCACCACTTCTTGAGCTTTAGTCACTGCTTCTCCAACGTTGAACTCGCCTCGTTGAGCATGAGGCTACATGATTGAAGAACGACCGAGCTTTAGAAATGAGACCAAACATTAAACCATTGAGTGTAAGATTCtactatttaataaaaacacaGAAAGATCAAAACTGAGAAATGTGTAAAAGAAAGATTCATACATTTGAGTATGATTCATCTTCAAAACCCTGTGGAGTCGCATTCCAGAAATCGAACTCTTTGTGATGTTGTCCCCAACGAGTAATGCAAACACGCTGATCTAATATCGTTGTGCCCTGAAGAAAGCGAGAATTCCAACGAACCGAGTTATTCATACTCAAgagacacacaaaaagaaagaaaaaagtgaataaaatcGAAACAAGACTTACACTGAGTAAAACAGCAGGTTCTTGGGAATAAGAATCCCTGAACATCACATAAGCAGTGCAAGCTTGCTCACCCGACCTAGTCTCGTTAACAACATAGCAGATTTAATCTTGTGAATCCAGAATATGCACAAAATACCAATTTTGTCTAGAAGTAAGGTTTGTTTACCTGACAATATCAATATATTCGATTGTaccagagaaagagaagaaatcaataaaatctTTCTCAGTAACAAAGGGAGATAACCCAGTCACTTCAACACCATATCCAATTTGATGATCCATCTTCACCCAACagctgaaaaaaagaaaaacaaaataaagaaaccctaaaatatcTCAATTTAACCTAATTCGACAGATTCATCACTTCCAGACGAAATcgaaaatcataaatataagGAATATACTATTCCTAATCTCTACCTCATACTTACATAGCTTCACATGGTTCTGAAATTTCAAGCGAAACTTGAGCAAGAACAGATTGCAAATTGTATCAAGAACACCAATTGATTCACACATCGTATTACTGCAGAGTGGTGGCGAGTTCTTGAGAGACGGTGAAGCGAGAATTGAGAAATCAGATTTCGAGTTGTTGAGATTTTGGGGACTTTTTAGATAAATTTCAGATtattagaatgttatttgacaggtaagcaaaattataaatgatctttataaatagttataatttgattagttacagatttgattgatttgattagttATATAAGATGAgttatattattgttataatttaattagttacaGATTTTTTCTAATGTGTCAGTTTCTGTTTTAATACAAAAACTGAGCTGTCAACACATTTTCAGAAACCAAGAAGTTTTAGTGTATTGATTTgaccatatatattattaaattacttACAAAAATCTtggcaataatttttttagttagataATGATATCACAAGattgtattgttttttatattaagaaaaaggtATAGAAATAATTCTATGTTGAAATATACATAAGTTAAATAACATAGTGATTACGATGAATCTTTGATTAAATCacattaaaaagttgaaaaaaaatatattattataagattgtcgataaaaaaaatatatatatatatatatatattataagagaTTGTGTTTTTATATCTCTGTCTATCAAAACATTCTTCATGGTTTCTAAGGTTCATGAAAGAATGGGCAACTCAATTTCGTATGCAACATCGTACTCATTCGGCGAAACAACATGGTCAAATCCAACTTCTACGATTGTGAACAGCTTAACGGAACATCCTCCTTCTTCCTACTCCGTCAAGATTGAGAATCTCACACAaattaacaatgaaaaataCCAATCTCGTCGTTTCAGGGTAGGCGGGTGTGACTGGTATGTATCTAGAATCTAGCTTTTACATTAGCTGGCGGCCTACGTACTTAGTATTCggtaatatttatgttttatgactTTATGAAGCATGCATGAAACACATATCGACGATGATTTTACTCTATTCACATTAGCTCCAAAATTGTTCAATATTCAATCTTCATCATAGGAAAAGAACACTAATTAATCTTTCTTACTTACTTatgcaataatatatataaaaaaaaatcaggagaTTGATTATATATCCGGAAGGGAACAACGAGGACGACGGAAGCGGTTTTGTTTCAATGTACGTGAAAATAGAAAACACCACATCCGAAGTTTTTGATATGTCAAGTTCTTCGTCTTCAAtacgaaaaaacaaaagtacTTTACAATTCAAGGTATGTTcatttgtcatatatatatatggtcacaTTGAATTAATtactcaaatttttttgttctttctaataGATACTGAGGTAAAGCGTTTCAACGCTTTAAGAATGGTAAGTGGATTCTCTCAAGTGCTTCCTTTCTATTTGTTCAAGGATCCGAAAAATGGATATGTCTCGGAAGGGAATAAATGCGAGTTTGGTGTTGAAGTCATGGTTGTTCCACCCCGTACCAATTGGGAAGTCGTCTCTCTTAACGAGAGACTTTTTTATCCAGAACTCTCCTTATTGTCGAGGATTACTCCAAATTGGTAAACAAGCTTCATGTATCAGACAATTTTTCAGTTGGTGGAAGAGAATGGTAAGTAAAAGTAAGGCTACAAAATCATTggtatattatatacacatagaTGTATGCTTACATAATAATGTGATTTCTatgatttctagggttttgaagATGTATCTAATAGATAGAAGAACTAAAGAAAATGCCAAATCGAAATCGTTGTCTTTTTTTCAGCAATAGCTGATAGTGAAACCCTCTCAGAGGATGAGAAGGTTTACGTGGATGCAGATCTCCGAATATCAGACACATACTACGATGAAAATCACATCACAGGCGAACGTACGTATATCTTGAAACTacagttttcttttaatttttcttgcaTGCAGTTAAGTGCTGGTACAAGACACCAGGCCAAGAATGGGGTTGGGAGTTTGACAATTTTGTGGCTTCAGCTAAACTTTGGGAAAGTATTCAGTTGGACAATGACTCTTTGACATTGGAGGTTGAATTTAAAGTTGTTTCTACAACTAGGTATTCTAACCCATGATCTTAATTAATAGCCTTTTCTTTTAGACTAtcaattacaatatatatctC harbors:
- the LOC104761251 gene encoding binding partner of ACD11 1-like isoform X2; its protein translation is MDHQIGYGVEVTGLSPFVTEKDFIDFFSFSGTIEYIDIVRSGEQACTAYVMFRDSYSQEPAVLLSGTTILDQRVCITRWGQHHKEFDFWNATPQGFEDESYSNPHAQRGEFNVGEAVTKAQEVVKTMLATRFVLGKDDLSKAKTFDESQGVSAAAMARVSQLEQRIGLTDKIFTGLEAVRMTDQRLFWEAVRTTSSLLGLSFYFSKSVLKLDRSS
- the LOC104761251 gene encoding binding partner of ACD11 1-like isoform X1, with product MSCWVKMDHQIGYGVEVTGLSPFVTEKDFIDFFSFSGTIEYIDIVRSGEQACTAYVMFRDSYSQEPAVLLSGTTILDQRVCITRWGQHHKEFDFWNATPQGFEDESYSNPHAQRGEFNVGEAVTKAQEVVKTMLATRFVLGKDDLSKAKTFDESQGVSAAAMARVSQLEQRIGLTDKIFTGLEAVRMTDQRLFWEAVRTTSSLLGLSFYFSKSVLKLDRSS